From Flavobacterium alkalisoli, the proteins below share one genomic window:
- a CDS encoding AraC family transcriptional regulator: MIKQITLDKNLYPYGFAAFYVTPEKSEVLNNSCRGDFYTLFFVKSGEVNLQIDTNSIDIKRGECAFIGINQVFRIQTPSTFQVLVLRFEESFYCRHDIDINFLNSCKFFDNSAKLFKYKLDLPTQIILEQHYKSLSEQCIEPYNELTYLITHNSVERLLLYCQRESLLNNLESYNQNVNPDNELANSFRQLVKEKFKKQKQLGFYTDELNTSTKKLTEVTKSIYGISPKKLITDQTILEAKRLLLHSSMNIKEIAFELNFEEPSNFIRFFSKCVGMSPKEYRDYSKQHNTLLPEL; encoded by the coding sequence ATGATTAAACAAATAACTCTGGACAAAAACCTATATCCTTACGGGTTTGCTGCTTTTTATGTCACTCCCGAAAAATCGGAAGTACTAAATAATTCATGCCGAGGAGATTTTTACACATTGTTCTTTGTAAAATCAGGAGAAGTAAACTTACAGATAGACACTAACAGCATTGACATTAAAAGAGGCGAATGTGCTTTTATTGGTATAAATCAGGTTTTTAGAATTCAAACACCTTCTACCTTTCAGGTTTTGGTACTAAGGTTTGAAGAAAGCTTCTATTGCCGACACGACATTGACATTAACTTCCTTAACAGTTGTAAGTTTTTTGACAATTCAGCAAAGCTTTTTAAATACAAACTGGATCTACCAACTCAAATTATACTGGAACAACATTATAAATCGCTTTCAGAACAATGTATTGAACCGTATAATGAACTCACCTATTTAATTACTCATAATAGTGTAGAAAGACTTTTGCTTTATTGCCAAAGGGAATCACTTTTAAATAATTTAGAGAGTTACAATCAAAATGTAAACCCGGATAACGAACTAGCAAACAGCTTCAGGCAATTAGTAAAAGAAAAATTCAAAAAACAAAAACAGCTTGGTTTTTATACTGACGAACTAAACACTTCTACAAAAAAACTTACTGAAGTAACCAAAAGTATATATGGTATATCACCTAAAAAACTGATTACTGACCAAACAATACTTGAAGCAAAAAGACTTTTGCTACACAGTTCTATGAATATTAAAGAAATAGCTTTTGAACTAAATTTTGAAGAACCCAGCAACTTTATACGCTTCTTTTCTAAATGTGTAGGCATGTCACCTAAAGAGTACAGAGACTACTCCAAGCAGCACAATACTCTCCTGCCGGAACTTTAA
- a CDS encoding SDR family oxidoreductase has product MNDKTTILITGGAGFIGSNLCDYFVGKGYKVVCLDNFSTGFKKNIEHLLANPYFTLFEGDIRSFEDCKKAVSGVQYVLHQAALGSVPRSINDPVTTNEVNVSGFLNMLTASRDAKVKRFVYAASSSTYGDSESLPKTEEKIGKPLSPYAVTKYVNELYADVFSKTYGLETIGLRYFNVFGRRQDPNGAYAAVIPKFVMQFMKYESPVVNGDGNYSRDFTYIDNVLQMNELAMLVQNPKAVNTVYNTAFGERTTLNELIGYLKEFLSGYDQEIKKVEVVYGPNRTGDIPHSLASIDKAVELLGYSPEYSLKNGLREAVKWYKDNLR; this is encoded by the coding sequence ATGAACGATAAAACAACAATCCTGATAACCGGAGGTGCCGGATTTATTGGTTCCAATCTATGCGATTACTTTGTTGGTAAAGGTTATAAGGTGGTTTGTCTGGATAATTTCTCTACAGGTTTTAAAAAGAATATTGAACATCTTTTAGCTAATCCTTATTTTACCTTATTTGAAGGTGATATAAGAAGTTTCGAAGATTGTAAAAAAGCAGTTTCCGGAGTTCAATATGTATTACATCAGGCTGCATTAGGCTCGGTACCCAGGTCTATTAATGATCCTGTTACAACTAATGAGGTTAATGTAAGCGGATTTTTAAATATGCTAACAGCGTCACGTGATGCTAAAGTGAAAAGGTTTGTGTATGCTGCAAGTTCATCAACATATGGTGACTCTGAATCTCTCCCTAAAACAGAAGAAAAAATTGGTAAGCCGCTATCGCCTTATGCGGTAACAAAGTATGTTAATGAGTTGTATGCTGATGTTTTTAGTAAAACATACGGGCTTGAAACCATAGGTTTAAGGTATTTTAATGTTTTTGGAAGGCGCCAGGACCCGAATGGTGCTTATGCAGCAGTAATACCCAAATTTGTTATGCAGTTTATGAAGTATGAAAGTCCTGTGGTTAATGGAGATGGTAATTATTCCAGAGATTTTACATATATAGATAACGTTTTACAGATGAATGAGCTAGCTATGCTTGTTCAAAATCCCAAGGCTGTCAATACAGTTTATAATACAGCTTTTGGAGAGAGGACTACTTTAAATGAGTTAATAGGCTATTTAAAAGAGTTTTTGTCTGGTTATGATCAAGAGATTAAGAAGGTAGAGGTTGTTTATGGTCCAAACAGGACAGGTGATATACCTCATTCTTTAGCTAGTATAGATAAAGCAGTTGAGCTGTTGGGTTATTCTCCTGAATATTCTTTAAAGAATGGGTTAAGAGAAGCAGTAAAATGGTATAAGGATAATTTAAGATAA